The Amycolatopsis sp. DG1A-15b genome window below encodes:
- a CDS encoding acyl-CoA dehydrogenase family protein encodes MVTFTAEHVALRKLVREFSEKEIGPYADEWEANGSFPAHELFPKLAELGLLGLEYDPAYGGQGADHLCTVILHEELGRVGPAGVALGIGIQTDMATPSLHRYGSEELKQRYLVPALNGEAVCAVAVTEPDTGSDVTALTTRAVRDGDDWVINGSKAYVTNGTQADWICLLARTSDKPTGGAGGGVGLSQIIVPADTPGFRVSRKLDKLGMRSSDTAELTFTDARVPVANTIGEIDLGFYQQMSQFQNERLALSYAAVGGMETALTRTADYLKTRKVFGKPLIGNQHLAFTLAELSARLDVLRHYNYAAAEAYIRGEDVNRFATVGKLEAGRLAREISATCLQFHGAIGYMEEMWTARYFRDSPVWSIGGGADEVMLYVLSRLDGYHA; translated from the coding sequence ATGGTCACCTTCACCGCCGAGCACGTCGCGCTCCGCAAGCTGGTCCGCGAGTTCTCCGAAAAGGAAATCGGGCCGTACGCCGACGAATGGGAAGCGAACGGGAGCTTCCCCGCGCACGAGCTGTTCCCGAAACTGGCCGAGCTCGGCCTGCTCGGCCTCGAGTACGACCCGGCGTACGGCGGCCAGGGCGCGGACCACCTCTGCACGGTGATCCTGCACGAGGAACTCGGCCGCGTCGGACCCGCCGGCGTGGCCCTGGGTATCGGCATCCAGACGGATATGGCGACCCCGTCGCTGCACCGGTACGGCAGCGAGGAACTCAAGCAGCGGTACCTGGTCCCCGCGCTCAACGGCGAGGCGGTCTGCGCGGTCGCGGTGACCGAGCCCGATACCGGCTCCGACGTGACCGCCTTGACGACCCGTGCGGTGCGCGACGGTGACGACTGGGTGATCAACGGCTCGAAGGCCTACGTCACCAACGGCACCCAGGCGGACTGGATCTGCCTGCTGGCCCGCACATCCGACAAGCCCACCGGCGGCGCCGGCGGCGGCGTCGGTCTCTCGCAGATCATCGTCCCGGCGGACACCCCGGGCTTCCGGGTCTCCCGCAAGCTCGACAAGCTCGGCATGCGCTCCTCCGACACCGCCGAGCTGACGTTCACCGACGCGCGGGTCCCGGTCGCCAACACGATCGGCGAGATCGATCTCGGTTTCTACCAGCAGATGAGCCAGTTCCAGAACGAGCGCCTCGCCCTGAGCTACGCGGCGGTCGGCGGCATGGAGACAGCCCTCACCCGGACCGCGGACTACCTGAAGACCCGCAAGGTCTTCGGCAAACCACTGATCGGCAACCAGCACCTCGCCTTCACGCTGGCCGAGCTGAGTGCGCGGCTGGACGTCCTGCGGCACTACAACTACGCGGCCGCGGAGGCCTACATCCGCGGCGAGGACGTAAACCGGTTCGCGACCGTCGGGAAGCTGGAGGCGGGCCGCCTGGCCCGCGAGATCTCCGCGACGTGCCTGCAGTTCCACGGGGCCATCGGGTACATGGAGGAGATGTGGACCGCCCGGTACTTCCGGGACAGTCCCGTGTGGTCGATCGGCGGCGGCGCCGACGAGGTCATGCTGTACGTCTTGTCCCGGCTGGACGGCTACCACGCTTGA